Proteins from one Methanococcus maripaludis C5 genomic window:
- a CDS encoding restriction endonuclease subunit S: protein MARAMKDSGIEWIGDIPADWGVKKLKYILGLNTGLSITKAELVENGVDCVNYGDIHSKYTFDIVSSRDNLPKVPVEFIDTNPSAIASEGDFIFCDTSEDIEGSGNCLFIRESNNKPIFAGSHTILGRPLINVNSTYLGYLLKSPDIKSQIQKRVVGIKVYSITQKILKSISLILPPVDEQQEIAQYLDDKVGQIDSIIEKTKSSIDEYKSYKQSIITETVTKGLDPTVTMKDSGIEWIGDIPEHWDIIKIRYLGTLQNGISKSSSYFGSGYPFVSYGDVYKNYELPKSVEGLVESNEFDKSNYSVEYGDVFFTRTSETIDEIGFTATCMHTMNDAVFAGFLIRFRPFDSKLLNPLYSKYYFRSDMHRRFFVKEMNLVTRASLSQELLKKLPVLVPPHNEQIAIGKFIEETCQTIDQLITKKQQLITELKAYKKSLIYEVVTGKKEVK from the coding sequence ATGGCTCGTGCGATGAAAGATAGTGGTATCGAGTGGATCGGCGATATTCCTGCGGATTGGGGCGTAAAGAAGTTGAAATATATATTGGGCCTAAATACGGGGTTAAGTATCACGAAAGCAGAACTCGTCGAAAACGGAGTTGATTGTGTAAATTATGGCGATATCCACTCAAAATACACATTTGATATTGTATCGTCAAGGGATAACTTACCAAAAGTTCCAGTGGAGTTTATCGACACTAATCCATCTGCAATAGCTTCTGAAGGCGATTTTATATTCTGTGACACGTCAGAAGATATTGAAGGTAGTGGTAATTGTTTATTTATCCGTGAAAGCAATAATAAACCAATATTTGCAGGTTCACACACGATTTTGGGCAGGCCCCTCATTAATGTAAACTCGACGTATTTGGGTTATTTGTTAAAATCGCCAGATATAAAAAGTCAAATACAAAAACGCGTAGTCGGAATTAAGGTATATAGCATTACTCAGAAAATTTTAAAATCAATTTCACTCATTTTACCGCCCGTTGATGAGCAACAAGAAATTGCACAGTACCTCGATGATAAAGTTGGCCAAATCGACAGCATTATCGAGAAAACCAAATCGTCAATTGATGAATACAAAAGTTACAAACAGTCAATTATAACGGAAACCGTGACTAAAGGACTCGATCCAACTGTAACGATGAAAGATAGCGGTATTGAATGGATCGGCGATATTCCTGAACACTGGGATATTATAAAAATTCGGTATCTGGGAACGTTGCAAAATGGGATTAGTAAAAGTTCAAGTTATTTCGGTTCGGGTTATCCTTTTGTTAGTTACGGAGACGTTTATAAAAACTATGAACTTCCAAAATCCGTTGAAGGATTGGTAGAATCGAATGAATTTGATAAATCGAATTATTCCGTTGAATACGGCGATGTTTTCTTTACGCGAACTTCTGAAACCATTGATGAAATTGGATTCACCGCTACATGTATGCATACCATGAATGATGCAGTTTTTGCAGGATTTTTAATTAGGTTCAGACCGTTTGATTCGAAATTATTGAATCCATTATATTCAAAATATTATTTTAGAAGTGATATGCATAGGCGATTCTTCGTTAAAGAAATGAATTTAGTAACAAGAGCTTCGTTAAGCCAGGAATTGCTTAAAAAATTACCGGTTCTTGTGCCGCCGCATAACGAACAAATCGCTATTGGTAAATTTATTGAAGAAACATGTCAAACCATAGATCAATTAATCACCAAAAAACAACAATTAATCACAGAACTCAAAGCATACAAGAAATCACTAATTTACGAAGTAGTTACTGGTAAGAAGGAAGTTAAATAA
- a CDS encoding class I SAM-dependent DNA methyltransferase, whose protein sequence is MSALYHQTNINVQEKANMIWNIADIIRGTFKPHEYGKVILPMTVLKRLNDTLLPTKDAVLKTCEEIKDFEVKEGFLESAAGYPFYNTSPFTFETLLNDPDHIEANFRKFIAGFSDNIQDIIKHFKFEHIISDLVGSTPEEDKLFYVIQEFNKPSSYMGPDAISTADMGYIFEELIRKFSESYNEEAGAHFTARDIIYLMTDLLVTEDEFDGSPKTCYDMAMGTSQMLTCLTERIQQLDNKIEVSVFGQEFNPETFAIAKADMIIRGGKADNMRFGDTLINDQFKGYTFDYCISNPPFGVDWKAQKKAVDKENKLAEKGRFGVGLPKISDGQMLFTLNGISKLKDTGRLAIIHNGSPLFTGDAGSGPSEIRKYIIENDWLDAIVQLPNDLFYNTGITTYVWLISKNKSDERAGKVQLIDASNMYVKRRKSIGNKRVDLSTDCREAIVKAYGEFSDKYYDYGEKSVESKVFNNEDFGYYKITVESPLKDEKGKIVIKKGKPAPDTSKRDTENVPLTEDIEEYFKREVLPYNPEAWIDDKKTTIGYEIPFTRHFYKYVAPEKSDMVAERICVIEAELTGSLKSLFGKDGE, encoded by the coding sequence ATGAGTGCATTGTATCATCAGACCAACATCAATGTCCAGGAAAAAGCAAACATGATCTGGAACATTGCTGACATTATTCGTGGAACTTTTAAACCACATGAATACGGGAAAGTAATCTTACCAATGACGGTGTTAAAAAGGCTAAATGATACGCTTTTACCGACTAAAGATGCAGTGTTAAAAACGTGCGAAGAAATCAAGGATTTTGAAGTTAAGGAAGGTTTCCTCGAATCAGCTGCAGGTTACCCATTTTACAACACTAGTCCGTTCACTTTTGAGACATTGCTAAACGATCCTGATCATATCGAAGCAAATTTCAGGAAGTTTATTGCGGGATTTTCAGACAATATTCAAGATATCATAAAGCATTTCAAGTTCGAACATATCATTTCAGACCTCGTTGGTAGTACACCCGAAGAAGATAAGTTGTTTTACGTGATACAGGAATTTAACAAGCCAAGTTCATACATGGGACCTGATGCGATTTCAACTGCCGATATGGGCTATATTTTCGAAGAGCTTATACGAAAGTTTTCTGAGTCATACAACGAAGAAGCTGGAGCTCACTTTACTGCGCGAGATATTATCTATTTAATGACCGATTTACTTGTAACTGAAGATGAATTCGATGGAAGTCCAAAAACATGTTACGACATGGCCATGGGTACATCACAGATGCTTACTTGTCTTACTGAGCGAATACAGCAATTAGACAACAAAATCGAAGTCAGTGTATTCGGCCAGGAATTTAATCCTGAAACATTTGCAATTGCAAAAGCCGACATGATAATTCGTGGTGGAAAAGCCGACAATATGCGTTTTGGCGATACCCTTATTAACGACCAGTTTAAAGGCTACACATTTGATTACTGTATTTCAAATCCGCCATTTGGTGTTGATTGGAAAGCGCAGAAAAAAGCAGTCGACAAAGAAAATAAACTCGCTGAAAAAGGTAGATTCGGTGTCGGTTTACCAAAAATATCAGACGGTCAGATGTTATTTACCCTAAATGGTATCAGCAAGCTTAAGGACACAGGGAGACTTGCAATTATCCATAACGGATCTCCGCTTTTTACAGGCGATGCAGGTTCCGGCCCATCCGAAATTCGGAAATACATTATTGAAAACGACTGGTTAGATGCAATTGTTCAGTTACCTAACGATCTGTTCTACAACACGGGAATTACAACATATGTTTGGTTAATTTCAAAAAATAAATCGGATGAAAGAGCAGGTAAAGTTCAATTAATCGATGCATCCAACATGTATGTAAAAAGACGAAAATCAATTGGTAACAAGCGAGTAGACTTATCTACTGATTGTAGAGAAGCAATTGTCAAAGCATACGGTGAATTTAGCGATAAATACTACGATTACGGCGAAAAGTCCGTTGAATCTAAAGTATTTAATAACGAAGATTTTGGTTACTACAAGATTACTGTCGAATCACCATTGAAGGACGAAAAAGGTAAAATCGTAATTAAAAAAGGTAAACCTGCGCCCGATACGTCAAAGCGGGATACTGAGAACGTACCGTTAACCGAAGATATCGAAGAGTATTTTAAGCGTGAAGTTTTACCGTACAACCCTGAAGCGTGGATTGATGATAAAAAAACAACGATAGGCTACGAGATACCATTTACAAGACACTTTTACAAGTACGTTGCACCTGAAAAGTCTGATATGGTTGCTGAAAGGATCTGTGTAATTGAAGCTGAATTGACAGGCAGTTTAAAATCGCTCTTTGGTAAAGACGGTGAATAA
- a CDS encoding minichromosome maintenance protein MCM: MVNEKQALTETLKDQIVQSLLDYRESQNDSSSNLKEVFRHFVTNHLIIPMTSKDITDIFGGLDAKSNSIKAYITNFTNDGLIYKDDSGYLHKSQTDMADIVVYLQNNYTEQLKSGKSIIVDFQQDFKSDEFLLALLKNNPEQLFKMFNEALVKSQNSLQKQTFNNIIGIENVPDEYKCNIEDINSALLSKIVEFEGIVSIASTRKTVLKKAVYSCNCGNKDEKVFNNVITSSPDKICKCGKKMELNGSKSLYIDIQEFKLQQPVETMNNPKEPPKYMSVFFENSPGIYSGKLNIVGIPFKKKQKNGPLYDIHVYAKSVVPVEDIIDNRLDESKIKDIKRISDYCIDNNIDLLDKLSELVVPTIQGYEKVKKAILLQQMKGAYGLTRNDLHILLVADPGVGKSEILRTISKLPKNLYGSITGTSGVGLTASVEQEKTTVGDSGWVTKPGLLVTKNGGTASLDELTVDKDLSSHLLEAMESQEIHIAKAGINISLPAKIAILAACNPKNGRWDKSKGLIDQIELTEPILDRFDLIFDMNTGQNSELDAEIARKTIRNYNNGSEAIDTIVETTVTIGEDVINREFLLDFIEYARTLQVKIPENINEIMVNYYVAHKKKDNSSSVRLLETLIRLSTAFAKARLATEISDQDFKNACELFESSIKVREVNAPVKTVASAS; the protein is encoded by the coding sequence ATGGTCAACGAAAAACAAGCACTGACAGAAACCCTGAAAGATCAGATAGTACAGTCATTACTAGACTATCGTGAAAGTCAAAACGATAGTTCTTCAAATCTTAAAGAAGTTTTCCGACACTTTGTTACAAACCATTTAATCATTCCGATGACGTCTAAGGATATTACGGACATATTTGGGGGACTTGATGCTAAATCTAACAGTATCAAAGCATACATTACGAATTTTACAAATGATGGACTCATTTATAAGGATGATTCAGGGTATTTACACAAATCACAAACCGATATGGCGGACATTGTAGTTTATTTACAAAATAACTACACTGAGCAGTTGAAAAGTGGTAAAAGTATAATTGTCGACTTTCAGCAAGATTTTAAATCGGACGAGTTTTTATTGGCGCTTTTAAAAAACAATCCGGAGCAGCTTTTCAAAATGTTTAACGAAGCACTGGTTAAATCGCAAAATTCACTGCAAAAACAGACATTTAATAATATTATTGGTATCGAAAACGTGCCTGATGAATACAAGTGTAATATTGAAGATATAAATTCAGCTTTGCTCTCCAAAATTGTTGAATTCGAGGGTATTGTATCAATAGCGTCTACAAGAAAAACAGTGCTCAAAAAAGCAGTTTATTCATGCAATTGCGGCAATAAAGACGAAAAAGTATTTAACAACGTGATTACAAGCAGCCCTGATAAAATATGTAAATGCGGAAAGAAAATGGAACTTAATGGCTCAAAGTCGTTATACATTGATATTCAGGAATTCAAGTTGCAGCAACCTGTAGAAACAATGAATAATCCGAAAGAACCGCCAAAATACATGTCAGTGTTTTTCGAAAACTCGCCAGGCATTTACAGCGGCAAATTAAATATTGTCGGAATACCATTTAAGAAAAAGCAGAAAAACGGACCATTGTATGATATACACGTTTATGCCAAATCCGTAGTGCCTGTAGAAGACATTATCGATAATAGGTTGGACGAAAGCAAAATAAAAGATATAAAACGGATTTCAGATTATTGTATCGATAATAATATTGATTTACTCGATAAACTGTCCGAATTAGTTGTTCCGACCATTCAGGGTTACGAAAAAGTAAAAAAAGCAATATTGCTGCAACAAATGAAGGGCGCATACGGATTAACCCGTAATGATTTACACATACTACTTGTTGCAGATCCTGGAGTCGGTAAATCAGAAATACTACGTACAATTTCAAAATTACCTAAAAATTTATACGGATCAATTACTGGAACATCTGGTGTTGGATTGACTGCATCTGTTGAGCAGGAAAAAACAACCGTTGGTGATAGCGGCTGGGTAACTAAACCTGGATTATTGGTCACCAAAAACGGAGGAACTGCGTCACTTGATGAGTTAACTGTAGATAAAGACTTATCGTCCCATTTATTGGAAGCGATGGAGTCTCAAGAAATACACATCGCAAAAGCAGGGATTAATATAAGCTTGCCTGCAAAAATCGCGATTCTTGCAGCATGTAATCCTAAAAACGGGCGTTGGGATAAGTCCAAAGGACTAATTGATCAGATCGAATTAACTGAACCTATTTTAGACCGGTTTGATTTAATATTTGATATGAACACGGGCCAAAACAGCGAATTAGATGCTGAAATCGCTCGAAAAACAATTCGAAATTATAATAACGGATCTGAAGCTATTGACACTATCGTCGAAACTACCGTAACTATCGGGGAAGACGTAATTAACCGTGAATTTTTACTTGACTTTATAGAATATGCAAGAACGCTGCAAGTAAAGATTCCAGAAAATATCAATGAGATTATGGTTAATTATTATGTCGCCCATAAGAAGAAAGACAATAGCAGTTCCGTTAGATTGCTCGAAACACTCATTCGGCTTTCAACAGCATTTGCAAAAGCCAGGCTTGCCACTGAAATTAGTGATCAAGATTTTAAAAACGCCTGTGAACTATTTGAATCATCCATAAAAGTTCGAGAAGTTAACGCACCTGTAAAAACCGTTGCTTCGGCCTCATAA
- a CDS encoding YdbC family protein: MAEITFEIVEHIGVLYEYPNGWKKELNLVSWNEKEPKYDLRDWNPEHERMRKGITLTPEELKALKGILSEIEL; this comes from the coding sequence ATGGCAGAAATTACATTTGAAATTGTCGAACATATCGGAGTACTTTATGAATACCCAAATGGATGGAAAAAAGAGCTAAACCTTGTAAGTTGGAACGAAAAAGAACCAAAATACGATTTAAGGGACTGGAATCCGGAACATGAACGAATGAGAAAAGGAATTACATTAACTCCAGAAGAATTAAAAGCTTTGAAAGGAATTTTAAGTGAAATTGAATTATAA
- the frhB gene encoding coenzyme F420 hydrogenase subunit beta: protein MDPFGTYKTAISARATDKAILKKSQDGGIISASYIYGLENGLLDGVIVANTEDGFKAVPKIATTPEEVLSAAGTKYTVSPNIAVLKDAVREYALEKVGIVGTPCQVRAIRKLMKYPMGFRHTDSKIALVMGIFCMENFPYEGMKAIVEQYAGIRMNDVLKTDIGKGKFWVYSKSGDVKTVPLKDTHMYEQKSCHVCMDYTAELADISTGSVGSPDGWSTIFVRTAKGEEYLNKMIEAGALETKPIEDVKPGLDLVQKLALQKKEKNDKEIVHRKEMGLPVPY, encoded by the coding sequence ATGGATCCTTTTGGAACATATAAAACAGCTATATCTGCAAGAGCCACAGATAAAGCAATACTTAAAAAATCACAGGACGGAGGAATAATTTCTGCGTCATACATCTACGGTTTAGAAAATGGCCTTTTAGATGGTGTAATTGTTGCAAATACTGAAGATGGATTTAAAGCAGTTCCAAAAATTGCTACAACTCCTGAAGAAGTACTTTCAGCTGCGGGAACAAAATATACAGTTTCTCCAAACATTGCTGTGTTAAAAGATGCAGTAAGAGAATATGCACTTGAAAAAGTTGGAATTGTTGGAACTCCTTGTCAGGTTCGAGCAATTAGAAAATTAATGAAATACCCAATGGGTTTTAGACACACTGATTCAAAAATTGCACTTGTGATGGGAATATTCTGCATGGAAAACTTCCCTTACGAAGGTATGAAAGCAATTGTAGAACAGTATGCTGGAATTAGAATGAACGATGTTTTAAAAACCGATATTGGAAAAGGTAAATTCTGGGTTTACTCAAAATCAGGTGATGTAAAAACAGTTCCTTTGAAAGATACACACATGTACGAACAAAAATCATGCCACGTTTGTATGGACTACACCGCAGAACTTGCAGATATCTCAACAGGTTCAGTCGGAAGCCCTGACGGATGGAGCACAATTTTTGTTAGAACTGCAAAAGGGGAAGAATACCTAAACAAAATGATTGAAGCTGGAGCCCTTGAAACAAAACCAATTGAAGACGTGAAACCAGGTCTTGACTTAGTTCAAAAACTTGCGCTCCAGAAAAAAGAGAAAAACGATAAAGAAATCGTTCATAGAAAAGAGATGGGACTTCCTGTTCCATACTAA
- the frhG gene encoding coenzyme F420 hydrogenase subunit gamma: MVRVAHIHMSGCTGCLISLSDTYEKLLDILGAVDLVYALTLADEKTEITETDDKILIERKIPEDIDIALVEGSVCLDDHHSVEDILTTRKNSKIVVALGACAASGGVTRFGRGNQMPQPSHASFVPIGDVIKVDLALPGCPPSPESIVNLIMAALNGDMDYLEPFAEIAKYGKDACGCDVIKNVIDQSLCMGCGTCAAACQVRAIEMIEGKPNILSEFCIKCGLCGAQCPRVRFPELVQKIE; the protein is encoded by the coding sequence GTGGTAAGAGTTGCCCATATACACATGAGTGGTTGTACAGGATGTTTAATCTCCCTTTCAGACACTTATGAAAAACTTTTAGATATATTGGGAGCTGTTGATCTAGTGTATGCATTAACACTCGCAGATGAAAAGACAGAAATTACTGAAACTGACGATAAAATATTGATCGAAAGAAAAATTCCTGAAGACATTGACATTGCACTCGTTGAAGGAAGTGTCTGTTTAGACGACCACCACTCAGTTGAAGACATCTTGACTACAAGAAAAAATTCAAAAATTGTTGTAGCACTCGGTGCCTGTGCAGCATCTGGCGGAGTTACTAGATTTGGAAGAGGAAATCAAATGCCACAGCCTTCGCATGCCTCTTTCGTTCCAATTGGTGATGTAATTAAAGTGGATTTGGCACTTCCAGGATGTCCACCTTCACCAGAATCAATTGTAAACTTAATTATGGCTGCATTAAACGGCGATATGGATTATTTAGAACCATTTGCAGAAATTGCAAAATATGGAAAAGATGCTTGCGGATGCGATGTAATCAAAAATGTTATAGACCAGTCGCTTTGCATGGGTTGCGGAACTTGTGCTGCAGCATGTCAAGTTCGAGCAATAGAGATGATTGAAGGAAAACCGAATATACTAAGCGAATTTTGCATAAAATGCGGCCTTTGTGGAGCCCAGTGCCCAAGAGTTAGATTTCCAGAATTAGTTCAAAAAATCGAATAA
- the frhD gene encoding coenzyme F420-reducing hydrogenase, FrhD protein, with the protein MPEYLEKEVLILGCGNILFGDDGFGYTVVNKLNEVKDEYPILNSDKIQIIDAGTGASHFILSLIDEKTPLKKIIIADVIDYGLPPGELKTLYSKDLPDIDKYHIDAHDMPLAGMLKDIEDDYGVKIVVIGCQQKNVPAPDILLELSDEVNAAVDGAVLLIIDELNE; encoded by the coding sequence ATGCCCGAATATTTAGAAAAAGAAGTTTTAATCCTGGGATGCGGAAATATCTTGTTTGGAGACGATGGATTTGGATACACTGTAGTAAATAAGTTAAATGAAGTAAAAGATGAATATCCAATCCTTAATTCGGATAAAATACAGATTATCGATGCAGGAACCGGAGCTTCTCACTTTATACTTTCCTTGATTGATGAAAAAACTCCATTGAAGAAAATAATAATTGCAGATGTTATCGATTATGGATTACCGCCTGGAGAATTGAAAACATTGTATTCAAAAGACCTACCTGATATCGATAAATATCATATTGATGCTCACGACATGCCTCTTGCAGGGATGTTAAAAGATATTGAAGACGATTACGGCGTGAAAATTGTTGTTATTGGATGCCAACAAAAAAATGTGCCTGCACCAGACATTCTTCTCGAACTTTCAGACGAAGTAAATGCTGCTGTAGATGGCGCTGTTTTATTAATAATAGATGAATTAAACGAATAA
- the frhA gene encoding coenzyme F420 hydrogenase subunit alpha codes for MGKTVEINPTTRHEGHTKLVLKVDDDGIVEKGNYLSVTPVRGFEKFLVGKTAEFAPIAVSRFCGICPIAHATSSVEAIEDACGITPPKDGLLLRELTGLGNKMHSHPLHEFLIAPDFIPESDRVEYITRIQQMRKTGQYIVDTIGGEAIHAPNIKVGGMLKNITENAASKIYYKCREYEKLAKEHVEYLIPIFESNMLVDGTEIPEKLGYHDFGYIATDATYGNRENIDQSRVVEYTPYDVYEKDVAVQACTTIPRYNGRLMEVGPRARFARFHDFKNKGAMAIHIARAYENVVHVKKAMEILDELDVNGKTRSNEPILGDGEKVGLGVHEAARGHNTHQAAIDAKGRITYYNAIVATTWNIPLIGKATEGTHYKFAEHVVRAYDPCVSCATHVIAMDYDNKIVDKKLIQ; via the coding sequence ATGGGTAAGACGGTAGAGATAAATCCTACGACAAGACATGAAGGGCATACCAAACTTGTCTTGAAAGTGGATGACGATGGAATTGTTGAAAAAGGTAACTATTTGAGTGTTACCCCCGTCAGAGGATTTGAAAAATTTTTGGTCGGAAAAACTGCGGAATTTGCACCAATTGCCGTTTCAAGATTTTGTGGAATTTGTCCAATTGCACACGCTACTTCCTCAGTAGAAGCTATTGAAGACGCATGTGGAATTACACCACCAAAAGATGGATTATTGTTAAGAGAATTAACGGGTCTTGGAAATAAAATGCATTCCCACCCATTACACGAGTTTTTAATCGCTCCAGACTTTATACCTGAATCAGACCGAGTTGAATATATCACAAGAATTCAACAAATGAGAAAAACTGGACAGTATATTGTTGATACAATCGGTGGAGAAGCAATCCACGCACCAAATATCAAAGTTGGAGGTATGTTAAAAAACATTACCGAAAATGCAGCTTCAAAAATATACTACAAATGCAGAGAATACGAAAAATTAGCAAAAGAACATGTTGAATATTTAATTCCTATTTTTGAAAGCAACATGCTTGTAGATGGAACAGAAATTCCTGAAAAATTAGGTTACCACGATTTTGGATACATTGCAACTGATGCAACATACGGAAACAGGGAAAACATCGACCAAAGTAGGGTAGTTGAATATACGCCATACGACGTGTACGAAAAAGACGTTGCAGTGCAAGCTTGTACCACAATTCCAAGATACAATGGCAGATTAATGGAAGTTGGTCCAAGAGCAAGATTTGCAAGATTCCACGACTTTAAAAACAAAGGTGCTATGGCAATACACATTGCAAGAGCTTATGAAAACGTTGTACACGTAAAAAAAGCAATGGAAATCCTTGATGAATTAGATGTTAATGGAAAAACAAGATCAAATGAACCCATCCTCGGAGACGGTGAAAAAGTAGGTCTTGGTGTTCATGAAGCTGCGAGAGGTCACAACACCCACCAAGCTGCAATTGACGCAAAAGGAAGAATTACCTATTATAACGCAATTGTTGCAACCACCTGGAATATCCCATTAATTGGAAAAGCTACAGAAGGAACCCACTACAAATTTGCAGAACACGTTGTAAGAGCATACGATCCATGTGTATCCTGTGCAACCCACGTAATTGCAATGGACTATGATAACAAAATTGTTGACAAAAAATTAATACAATAA
- a CDS encoding hydrogenase iron-sulfur subunit has protein sequence MSEEWEPKIVGFCCNWCTYGGADTAGVGRMQYPPSIRIIRVMCSGRIEPSFILKVFKEGADGVFIGGCHLGDCHYDAGNYKWQRRVMMLYDMLDELGIGRERVLHEWISASEGEKFQTKMNEIYDRIKALGPCTLNENLK, from the coding sequence TTGTCTGAAGAATGGGAGCCAAAGATAGTCGGCTTTTGTTGCAATTGGTGTACCTATGGTGGTGCAGATACGGCAGGAGTTGGCAGGATGCAGTATCCTCCAAGCATAAGGATCATAAGAGTGATGTGTTCTGGAAGGATTGAACCATCATTTATATTAAAAGTCTTCAAAGAAGGTGCAGACGGCGTTTTTATAGGTGGATGTCACTTAGGGGACTGCCACTACGATGCTGGAAACTACAAATGGCAAAGAAGAGTTATGATGCTCTACGATATGCTTGATGAACTCGGAATCGGCAGAGAACGAGTTCTCCACGAATGGATTTCAGCTTCAGAAGGTGAAAAATTCCAGACGAAAATGAACGAAATATACGACAGAATAAAAGCTTTAGGTCCGTGCACCTTGAATGAAAATCTTAAATAA
- a CDS encoding F420-non-reducing hydrogenase subunit G: MVKIATTWLACCSGCHISLVDLHEDLLNVLEQVELVHCPVLMDVKEIPDGIDVALIEGGIRNEENLQTAQEMRKKAKIVIAFGTCAAFGGIPGMGNLYSNEALLEKAYKTTFSTKNEEGIIPSEDVPELTSRVKPLSDVIDVDYILPGCPPKPELIAEVLTSLLKGKAPQLTTKNMCEVCPREKSKEGVSIGSIKRNYEGTPDPKKCLLEQGYLCMGIATRASCGAICPTAGVPCTGCYGPTDKVVDQGAKMVSALASDYKIDEDRTMDPNELPKQILDKVGSFYKFTLPSALIPINNKR, from the coding sequence ATGGTAAAAATAGCTACAACATGGCTTGCATGCTGTTCTGGATGCCACATAAGTCTTGTAGATTTACATGAAGATTTATTGAATGTTCTTGAGCAAGTTGAATTGGTACATTGCCCTGTTTTAATGGATGTCAAAGAAATTCCAGATGGTATTGATGTTGCACTGATTGAAGGAGGTATTAGAAACGAAGAAAACCTCCAAACTGCACAAGAAATGAGAAAAAAGGCAAAAATTGTAATTGCATTTGGAACATGCGCAGCTTTTGGCGGAATTCCTGGAATGGGCAATTTATATTCAAATGAAGCTCTTTTAGAAAAAGCTTACAAAACTACATTTTCAACGAAAAACGAAGAAGGAATTATTCCAAGTGAAGATGTTCCTGAATTAACTTCGAGAGTAAAACCCCTTTCTGATGTAATTGATGTGGATTATATCCTTCCAGGATGCCCCCCAAAACCAGAATTAATTGCAGAAGTTCTTACTTCACTTTTAAAAGGTAAAGCTCCACAATTAACGACTAAAAATATGTGTGAAGTATGCCCTAGAGAAAAAAGTAAGGAAGGAGTTTCAATAGGCTCGATTAAAAGAAATTACGAAGGAACGCCTGACCCTAAAAAATGTCTGCTTGAACAAGGTTACCTCTGCATGGGAATTGCTACAAGGGCTTCTTGTGGTGCAATATGCCCAACAGCAGGAGTTCCCTGTACAGGATGTTATGGACCTACCGATAAAGTAGTAGATCAGGGTGCTAAAATGGTTTCTGCACTTGCATCGGATTATAAAATTGATGAAGACAGAACAATGGATCCAAACGAACTTCCTAAACAGATACTTGACAAAGTGGGCAGTTTTTACAAATTTACGCTCCCTAGTGCATTAATTCCGATAAATAATAAAAGGTAA